Part of the Toxotes jaculatrix isolate fToxJac2 chromosome 1, fToxJac2.pri, whole genome shotgun sequence genome, acacaaatcacaaaaatCTGTATACATTTTAACCTTAATCGACTATAGAGGTCATGTAAGCTGAAATCAGACAAATGCTACCACCTTGTGGCTAAATACTTGCATTACACACTACTGAAAAAACCTGTATTACTTGAATTTGAGGTAATTATTAAAATAGATtaccaaaaaaatcgaaaataaAAGGTACTTACTCTGGACACTGACACATAACAATATTAATCATTGTAGGACATactttaaaaagtcataaagtaGAAGAAGACAGTCCAGACAAACTCCTTCAGTgtgcttttcagtttttctagATCTAGATGCAGCAGTTTCAGTGCAATTTGCCAATGTTTGAGACACTGATTGTAGCTTAATTTAATAGCATATACCCTTACCATATCCTGGATGGTATTTGGTTCGTAGTGATCAAAAAGGTTGTATTTGAAAAAGTAAACAGCCATGTCTattaataaattgtttttttttttttatcttgttcttGCTTTGAAGAAATTGGATGGTACATttcacaaacatcaaacatttacAAATTCCAACTCTCGGGCCCAAAAGCTGAAATACTGCTCAGTTAAATGGCTGAGGTGAACAAAACAAGTTGAGAAGAAAATGCAATTCTACTttcaactgaaaacattttaacacacatactgcattagatactggaaaaaaaaatcatctagGTCTTAACAAGTAATTGCTTAGCAAAATCATTTGTACAAACAATATCTGAAttagaacattttttaaatgaaggcaAAAATATATTACATCACACTGTTTTTTTAGCAATCAGTGCATATCTTGCTTAACATTTCAGCTGAAAATCTGACCAATTTTGCATATTTAGAatatgtcaccacaacattacacacacacacacacacacacagcaacaaagtTCACAGGCAGATTTTCCACTCATACACTTCTTCTATTCCTGTGCCTCTCCTGCTTTGGGTTTTGGCTGATGTATTTCAGACTCCATCCCTGGCAAACTAGTTCTCCTCCGTGCAGCAGTCTCAATCTTCTGCACCAGCTCCACATCCCAGGGGTGAGTGACGAAGCTGAGCACCTCCCCATCCTCCACCCCTCCCGCTCTCCCCACTCTCCCTGCCCTGTGGATGTAGTCCGTGTGGGACTCTGGAAAGTCATAGTTGACAACCAAGCGCACGCGGGATGTGTCCAGGCCACGAGAGGCAATGTCTGTGCAAATCAACACATCCACCGTGCCCTTCTGGAAAGACTGGAAGATTCCTGTACGCACAGTCGCAGGCATCTCCCCTTGCAGACGTGCATGCTCAACCCCCATCTCTTCCATTGCGTACCCCAACCAGTTGACGGTGGCAGACTTGTTGCAGAACACCAGaacaccacctcctcctttgTCTCGTTGAAGAAGCTTCAGGGCTTGGTGAAGCTCCAGGATTTTGTCAGCACCCTTTACCTTCAGAAAGGTCTGCTTCACATGCGGCATGAGGAAGTGCAGCATCTTACTCTTTATGACGACCATCCTGCCAAGGTCTGTCACCTGGCTGAGCACTTCCCCAACACCACCGGGGAAGGTGGCCCCCACCACCAGTAATTGGGCTTTCTGGTTCAGGCCGTGTATTTGCTTGGGATGGCTAGCAATGTGTGCATGGAGCAGGATGCTCTCAAGCATGGCAGAAAAGCTGGGGTCGAACATAGTATCAGCCTCGTCTACAACTAAGAACCTTAGTTCATCCAAGTCCAGGCAGCGTCTCCTCAGGGCTTTGACCAGAGCACCTGGTGTAGCCACCAAAATATCTGGATGATTCCTCCTGAAGACCATCTTGATGTGTCCGACACCTCGCCCACCACCCACAGTCCGCGTCTGCAGGTCAAATGGAGCACACAGAGTCCGGGACACAGCGGTCACTTGCTCAGCTAGCTCTCTGGAAGGCACGAGAACCAAGGTGCGAATTTGGTGTGATCTCCGAGAGTGCATCTCCTTCTCAGCCTGCAGTCTGTGAATAATAGGCAGGAGATAACTCAAAGTTTTCCCACTGCCCGTCTCTGCAGCGCAAAGAATATTGTGACCCTTCATAATCTTTGGGATGGTCTGCAGCTGTACAGTGGTGGGGTGGGTAATGTTGAGTCTGTCCAAAGCTTCCACCAGCTCCTTGCAAATATGGAGGTTGTTAAAGGtcactgatgttttctgttcatcGTCCTCTTTTTGGCTTTCAGTTACATAGGGTGCAACAGTCTTGATGTTATTAATGGTGAAATAGTCACCGAAAGATTTGCTGTGTTTCCATCCTTTCGAGCAAAGACTGGGCTGCTCGAACTTCCCAAGTATGTATCCCGCAGACTGGTTCAGTTCAGGGTTCTTGCTCTGGATCAGGATCTTGCCGGCTCTGACGGTGCTGATCTTGTTTTTGCCGCGAGTCTGCTTCACGCTTTCGAGGCGTTTCTGTATGTAGCGAGGAACACGAATAACCACGGTCTCCTCTGGCGTGGCTGCTGTCCGACAAAAGCGAGCCTGGCTGACAGAACAAGTAACACGACAGGGGGCCGCCGATATTTTAACAAGCTGAGGACAATAAATCCTAACTGAGCAGAGAGCTCGGGATGCAAGCAAAGCCGAACAGCCGACCTTCACTGACTGCATTTTGGTGCTTAACTGGCTCGCCAGCAACTGAGAGTCATCTGATAAGAATGAAAATACGAACGAACGACTGACACATGGAGGAATAACCAGTTCAGTCCAATGGCAATCTTTAAAAGAGGCGTTCTACGTGTCCAAAAAACACCGTAAATCTGTTACCATACTGTCTCACTTGTCAGCAACGTCGCCATGCTTCCTTGGCGAGTGTGGATGATGTCAAATGGGCGTGGGGTGATGACGTATACAGAAACGAAtcatgtacattttaaatactTGTTCAGTCAAAATTGGCAGCAATACAAATATGAAACTATAAACAtcaatgtaaaataaacaaagaatatccaaaattaataatataaataacagAGAAAAGTACAAGCACAGAGATTTAAAACATAAATTGAACAAATTAAATAGACATATTCTCATGTCCTTGAGAAAAATTCAATAACTAAATCTATCTAAATAACATTTGATTAATAATATAGACTCACTTGTCAGTTTATTcggtacacctagctaaaactaatgcaggctcatacaacagtcctgcaaaaAATCAgaccttcatgaaggttgtcatgttcagtttgtggtgctgcCGAACTCTATCTGTGATTcgggtgtttctattattttgtccaccccaatTATTTCAGTTGggttacacaaaaaaacagaagtcaGATTTATTGCAGAACTGTTGCTTTAGACTGCATAAGctttagctaggtgtacctaataaactgacaagtgAGTGTAATTAGGTTTGTAATGTATAATAAGTAAATCTATATATACAGAGACAGATCTtcgattttaaaaaattgagtAAATGTAGTGTAGTTTCAACAGCAAACCAATTACCAGACAAATGTCCTTTCTAACCTGATCACTCTGTTTATTTTGGAGTCTTGTACATTGTATGCCTGTTCAAATGGTAAATCAATCAGCTGATTGCTGGCCTAGTGAATCAGCACTGCCTGAAGTACAGTAATGTCAGAGACTCTAACAGTTCAGAGAAGGGTGAGAAAGAGCACTGTCATTGACACAACAGTGACTGTCAATAACGGTCCACATGACTCTGAGCTCTGGTCAACCCTCTTCAGCAAAGGCTGAGCCCAAGACACTGTAATGTATAAAATATCCACTTGTATTATGTGTAAAATTGTGGCATTGCAAAATATAGCAGGGCTACATTTTCTCTTATTATTGTGGGGGCTTATTCATCCATTCAGTCATGTCTATGCTCTAAAAATTACTCCTTAAAGACAGGCATAATTTTTGTATGCCTGTCCTGGGGTTCATAGGGGGATAATCCAGTGTTGCTACTGTGCCACTGGAAAGTATATACCAATAAAAAAGGAGACTAATCTCACCAGGCATGCATCCAGAGAGGGTCCAAAAGGGGGGCACAAGTTTCTGCAGTTTAACCCAGTTTTTCTCTAGCGGCTTAAAGGGAatgcttttattcatttattttggttcacacatttttattcaccCCCTCATATTATTTTCTGTATGGGACAGTCGTGTTTCTACAcgtgtttaaaaaataaataaactgtctgcatcagtgctgctgtcaCATCTAGCATTGATTGTACATCAGCTACCCTTCCCATGTACTGAATGAATCAGATCGCTTATTGATTAACTGTAGCTTcagaacatcacacacactttcagtaGCAGATTCTCTGTCACATGCTGGACAAACCAGTGCTGTGGCAGCTGGAATCCCTTTCAACTGGGGTATTAGATTACTGTGTGctaacaaagaaacaaagaaagaaagaaggaaagaaagaactgATCTGGACACATGCTGGCTAATGCCATATGTGTAAACTTATTTAATGCATCTCATCACtgcaaattaaacatttaaattagtAAATTATcaaaaattattgttttttcatCCACACCATGGGCTTGTGTTTGCCCAAAGGGAGCTACTGAACTCACTCATCAGACTAAGCCAATATTCAGTTTCACAGACTGAACAAAAGAGGGCAGCATAAATCAACAAGGAAGATTTCAAGTCACCTCAATTCCTAAACAGACTTTTTATCTTCTCACCCTGCCTCAGTATcagtacagtgtttttttgtgaagcatacaaaaatacacaaattaaattaatacacaaaaattcattcattcaaacgAGCATCGCAGCCCGTGAAACGCAACTTATCGCAGCGATCCATTCAAGAAGCCAAGCGGAGGAGCTGAAATGCAGTCACACCGAGAGACAGAGGCTCCCATCCAGCAGGCTGGGACTcaagctccctctctctcacacacacacatacatacaaacacacatatacacacacgcacagcgtGCAGTTTTATTCTAAAGCTTGGTCGGAGAGAAGGTCAGACAGATCTGTGTCTGCTGCGGGGGAGATGGGCAGCAGAAAATAAGCCGATTACGGGGTTGTAAACCTACCTTCAGATCATCTACTGGGGCATTTCAAGCAAGTCGGCCCTGAGAGGATGCACATTTGCCGACCGTCCCGCTTCTCAGCAGTAAAATATCCTCCGCGTTGAGGGAAATTTCCAAGGGGGCCggacagtgtgtgagcagcagcagcagaagcagcggtactgtgtgtatgtgtgtgtaaatgaggagggggggggggggggtaatccTACGGTGGGTCAAAGAGGAAATGCGTCATTATTAATGGACTCACACGCTTTGTAGTCCATTCATCCATCTCCATGCCAACGGGGACTACAGGTCTAATAAGCACCAGCGGTGGACACCaatgttaataataacaataataataataataataataataataataataataagcccACAAATATCACCTCTTCCTCAAATATTTGGGAGCAATGCccattgtttgttttactgtaggCTGGGCAGTGAGGACCCATTGATCTCAAACCAGccatctttctgtttctcctttcttttttttagcccATTAATCCCATTTCCCAAAAACATCTTAAAGGGGTATTGGAGCAATTTAGTATGGAACTTCCATAAAGGCGGGGGGACTTGTGAGAAGCAGATTAAAGACCCCCTCCTGACATATCTTATAGCAAATTGAAATACCCTGCTTGGAATTTGTGTCTGATATGTTTTTTCACTGGAGTTCAAAtaactggttaaaaaaaaattaagattgCATGCAACTATTTTTAGTTTCAGAAGTTTGGACACAgtgcattttcatattttcttcactaaaaaaacccaaaaaagcCTACTGAAATCACAGCAGTACAGGCCACGACTTTTAGTCCAAGTATGGGTGAAGCTCCAAAAAgtctggatcctacatttctcATGATGAAACTTTTGTAGCATCCATAGAACCTCCCTGTCCAGTTTATGCCCACATCTTTCAGACTCCACACCCCTCCCAGTTTGTAACCCAGGCTTTCTGTAATAAATTCCTAGTCTCCAACCCCCAGCTGAGATAACCCTGTTGACGCCTCTATGACCTAATCAgagttgttctctctctaaCACTTTAAGTTCCCTTATTTAGAATTCATACACAACATACTGCTTAGGAATGATAAACAGAGGGATTTAAAGTaaagtgtttccattttctcaaACTTGACTTGACAAAGCTCACAGAAACATTAGACAGCTCACAGAAACATTAGACAGCAACAGCTTCCACAGACTGTGTACTACTTATTGTGATGAGTAAAGTGATAGTCATGAGTGAAATTGGTGGAATGGCCCTTTAAGGCAAAGCTCTGGTCAAAGATGATCTTAGCCTTTAGATGCTTTTAGGAAATGGGGCCCAGCGACTTCCTGGAAGTGGGACATTTGATAGAGTATTCCatcattttactgtttctggGGTCAGTTGGGTTGAAGCAAGACAAAAATATAGGTTGAGGGATTGGAGACAGTTGCTCCACATGCTATAAGTGGACTCTGGGTCCTCGTTGTCAGGGTACAGTTGGGTGAAATGTGAAcctggggtgggggtggggggtgaaaGCCTAGAGATGTTGACCCCAGCTGGAGCAGGACAATCACAGCTAAATTCCAGACATTCTGATGGAAGCCCCTTGTTACTGTCACAGCCGTTAACACTGTCTTTCCGTCTGCTCCTATAATCTCTATACTTCCACAAGCACTTTAGCATAAACCACCAGACATGTTATGCGACTGAGTAACAAACagccttttcaaaataagagcacacACTGTTTTGGGGCAGAAAAGTCTTCTTGGAGGCTTGCTGTCATCTGTCCATAATTTATGAAAACTCTAAAAAGTTGTTTAAAATAACGCCTACTGAACCAGTTGCCATAAAACCAGGGCCACAGGAAAGGCTATTACCTTTGAAATAAGATCCCAACAATATTCCTCACTCTGGCAGATGCTCATGTTGACACTTTTGCGGTTTTCTTTCGACAAGCACCCACAGGCATggaagaagaaggggggaaaaaaatctttcaagTACAGCAGACCTACCACATCAACAGCAGAGATGTTAGGGGTTACCCTGTGTTCAACCTGAGTGGAGATTAATGATCACTGCTGTAGTTTGATGAAGTGTCTCTGCACAGGAAACATGAAAGGATGCAGTAAACCTTTCAGAAAATGGCAGGTGGGCTTGAAACTATTTGAAAACCATTAGTGACTATGTGCCAAGTCAATTGCAGTGaacacaaatcacaaaaatCTGTATACATTTTAACCTTAATCGACTATAGAGGTCATGTAAGCTGAAATCAGACAAATGCTACCACCTTGTGGCTAAATACTTGCATTACACACTACTGAAAAAACCTGTATTACTTGAATTTGAGGTAATTATTAAAATAGATtaccaaaaaaatcgaaaataaAAGGTACTTACTCTGGACACTGACACATAACAATATTAATCATTGTAGGACATactttaaaaagtcataaagtaGAAGAAGACAGTCCAGACAAACTCCTTCAGTgtgcttttcagtttttctagATCTAGATGCAGCAGTTTCAGTGCAATTTGCCAATGTTTGAGACACTGATTGTAGCTTAATTTAATAGCATATACCCTTACCATATCCTGGATGGTATTTGGTTCGTAGTGATCAAAAAGGTTGTATTTGAAAAAGTAAACAGCCATGTCTattaataaattgtttttttttttttatcttgttcttGCTTTGAAGAAATTGGATGGTACATttcacaaacatcaaacatttacAAATTCCAACTCTCGGGCCCAAAAGCTGAAATACTGCTCAGTTAAATGGCTGAGGTGAACAAAACAAGTTGAGAAGAAAATGCAATTCTACTttcaactgaaaacattttaacacacatactgcattagatactggaaaaaaaaatcatctagGTCTTAACAAGTAATTGCTTAGCAAAATCATTTGTACAAACAATATCTGAAttagaacattttttaaatgaaggcaAAAATATATTACATCACACTGTTTTTTTAGCAATCAGTGCATATCTTGCTTAACATTTCAGCTGAAAATCTGACCAATTTTGCATATTTAGAatatgtcaccacaacattacacacacacacacacacacacagcaacaaagtTCACAGGCAGATTTTCCACTCATACACTTCTTCTATTCCTGTGCCTCTCCTGCTTTGGGTTTTGGCTGATGTATTTCAGACTCCATCCCTGGCAAACTAGTTCTCCTCCGTGCAGCAGTCTCAATCTTCTGCACCAGCTCCACATCCCAGGGGTGAGTGACGAAGCTGAGCACCTCCCCATCCTCCACCCCTCCCGCTCTCCCCACTCTCCCTGCCCTGTGGATGTAGTCCGTGTGGGACTCTGGAAAGTCATAGTTGACAACCAAGCGCACGCGGGATGTGTCCAGGCCACGAGAGGCAATGTCTGTGCAAATCAACACATCCACCGTGCCCTTCTGGAAAGACTGGAAGATTCCTGTACGCACAGTCGCAGGCATCTCCCCTTGCAGACGTGCATGCTCAACCCCCATCTCTTCCATTGCGTACCCCAACCAGTTGACGGTGGCAGACTTGTTGCAGAACACCAGaacaccacctcctcctttgTCTCGTTGAAGAAGCTTCAGGGCTTGGTGAAGCTCCAGGATTTTGTCAGCACCCTTTACCTTCAGAAAGGTCTGCTTCACATGCGGCATGAGGAAGTGCAGCATCTTACTCTTTATGACGACCATCCTGCCAAGGTCTGTCACCTGGCTGAGCACTTCCCCAACACCACCGGGGAAGGTGGCCCCCACCACCAGTAATTGGGCTTTCTGGTTCAGGCCGTGTATTTGCTTGGGATGGCTAGCAATGTGTGCATGGAGCAGGATGCTCTCAAGCATGGCAGAAAAGCTGGGGTCGAACATAGTATCAGCCTCGTCTACAACTAAGAACCTTAGTTCATCCAAGTCCAGGCAGCGTCTCCTCAGGGCTTTGACCAGAGCACCTGGTGTAGCCACCAAAATATCTGGATGATTCCTCCTGAAGACCATCTTGATGTGTCCGACACCTCGCCCACCACCCACAGTCCGCGTCTGCAGGTCAAATGGAGCACACAGAGTCCGGGACACAGCGGTCACTTGCTCAGCTAGCTCTCTGGAAGGCACGAGAACCAAGGTGCGAATTTGGTGTGATCTCCGAGAGTGCATCTCCTTCTCAGCCTGCAGTCTGTGAATAATAGGCAGGAGATAACTCAAAGTTTTCCCACTGCCCGTCTCTGCAGCGCAAAGAATATTGTGACCCTTCATAATCTTTGGGATGGTCTGCAGCTGTACAGTGGTGGGGTGGGTAATGTTGAGTCTGTCCAAAGCTTCCACCAGCTCCTTGCAAATATGGAGGTTGTTAAAGGtcactgatgttttctgttcatcGTCCTCTTTTTGGCTTTCAGTTACATAGGGTGCAACAGTCTTGATGTTATTAATGGTGAAATAGTCACCGAAAGATTTGCTGTGTTTCCATCCTTTCGAGCAAAGACTGGGCTGCTCGAACTTCCCAAGTATGTATCCCGCAGACTGGTTCAGTTCAGGGTTCTTGCTCTGGATCAGGATCTTGCCGGCTCTGACGGTGCTGATCTTGTTTTTGCCGCGAGTCTGCTTCACGCTTTCGAGGCGTTTCTGTATGTAGCGAGGAACACGAATAACCACGGTCTCCTCTGGCGTGGCTGCTGTCCGACAAAAGCGAGCCTGGCTGACAGAACAAGTAACACGACAGGGGGCCGCCGATATTTTAACAAGCTGAGGACAATAAATCCTAACTGAGCAGAGAGCTCGGGATGCAAGCAAAGCCGAACAGCCGACCTTCACTGACTGCATTTTGGTGCTTAACTGGCTCGCCAGCAACTGAGAGTCATCTGATAAGAATGAAAATACGAACGAACGACTGACACATGGAGGAATAACCAGTTCAGTCCAATGGCAATCTTTAAAAGAGGCGTTCTACGTGTCCAAAAAACACCGTAAATCTGTTACCATACTGTCTCACTTGTCAGCAACGTCGCCATGCTTCCTTGGCGAGTGTGGATGATGTCAAATGGGCGTGGGGTGATGACGTATACAGAAACGAAtcatgtacattttaaatactTGTTCAGTCAAAATTGGCAGCAATACAAATATGAAACTATAAACAtcaatgtaaaataaacaaagaatatccaaaattaataatataaataacagAGAAAAGTACAAGCACAGAGATTTAAAACATAAATTGAACAAATTAAATAGACATATTCTCATGTCCTTGAGAAAAATTCAATAACTAAATCTATCTAAATAACATTTGATTAATAATATAGACTCACTTGTCAGTTTATTcggtacacctagctaaaactaatgcaggctcatacaacagtcctgcaaaaAATCAgaccttcatgaaggttgtcatgttcagtttgtggtgctgcCGAACTCTATCTGTGATTcgggtgtttctattattttgtccaccccaatTATTTCAGTTGggttacacaaaaaaacagaagtcaGATTTATTGCAGAACTGTTGCTTTAGACTGCATAAGctttagctaggtgtacctaataaactgacaagtgAGTGTAATTAGGTTTGTAATGTATAATAAGTAAATCTATATATACAGAGACAGATCTtcgattttaaaaaattgagtAAATGTAGTGTAGTTTCAACAGCAAACCAATTACCAGACAAATGTCCTTTCTAACCTGATCACTCTGTTTATTTTGGAGTCTTGTACATTGTATGCCTGTTCAAATGGTAAATCAATCAGCTGATTGCTGGCCTAGTGAATCAGCACTGCCTGAAGTACAGTAATGTCAGAGACTCTAACAGTTCAGAGAAGGGTGAGAAAGAGCACTGTCATTGACACAACAGTGACTGTCAATAACGGTCCACATGACTCTGAGCTCTGGTCAACCCTCTTCAGCAAAGGCTGAGCCCAAGACACTGTAATGTATAAAATATCCACTTGTATTATGTGTAAAATTGTGGCATTGCAAAATATAGCAGGGCTACATTTTCTCTTATTATTGTGGGGGCTTATTCATCCATTCAGTCATGTCTATGCTCTAAAAATTACTCCTTAAAGACAGGCATAATTTTTGTATGCCTGTCCTGGGGTTCATAGGGGGATAATCCAGTGTTGCTACTGTGCCACTGGAAAGTATATACCAATAAAAAAGGAGACTAATCTCACCAGGCATGCATCCAGAGAGGGTCCAAAAGGGGGGCACAAGTTTCTGCAGTTTAACCCAGTTTTTCTCTAGCGGCTTAAAGGGAatgcttttattcatttattttggttcacacatttttattcaccCCCTCATATTATTTTCTGTATGGGACAGTCGTGTTTCTACAcgtgtttaaaaaataaataaactgtctgcatcagtgctgctgtcaCATCTAGCATTGATTGTACATCAGCTACCCTTCCCATGTACTGAATGAATCAGATCGCTTATTGATTAACTGTAGCTTcagaacatcacacacactttcagtaGCAGATTCTCTGTCACATGCTGGACAAACCAGTGCTGTGGCAGCTGGAATCCCTTTCAACTGGGGTATTAGATTACTGTGTGctaacaaagaaacaaagaaagaaagaaggaaagaaagaactgATCTGGACACATGCTGGCTAATGCCATATGTGTAAACTTATTTAATGCATCTCATCACtgcaaattaaacatttaaattagtAAATTATcaaaaattattgttttttcatCCACACCATGGGCTTGTGTTTGCCCAAAGGGAGCTACTGAACTCACTCATCAGACTAAGCCAATATTCAGTTTCACAGACTGAACAAAAGAGGGCAGCATAAATCAACAAGGAAGATTTCAAGTCACCTCAATTCCTAAACAGACTTTTTATCTTCTCACCCTGCCTCAGTATcagtacagtgtttttttgtgaagcatacaaaaatacacaaattaaattaatacacaaaaatttttacattttaatgtggAGAATGCATATGACTACTTCTACAGTTTTCTCCAATGCAGTGTAATTGCCTCAGCTAgcctttaattccttatcagcTGACACTGTAATACACCACTGTGTGCTATTTGATATTTGTTGACATTTAGCGAACAGCACATGTTACCAAGGTGCTGCGTTGCATTTCTGCAGTCTCTGCAAACCCCAATCCTTGAAAGAGTGACACCTCTGAAACAGGACCAGTGTGGGGgcagatgctgttttttttccttcgtAACTTTCTTTACAAGAACATAATATCACAAACCACATCTACAGCCTCCCACacaatttgttttctttatctcttcCCTTCAAAGGTCATCTGCGAAGATAAGAGACGCAGGTAACCTGAATTAGACTCGGGTGGGTCTGAAGACACGACTGTTGCACAGGAGAAAGTTCAGTGAAGTCATGTGATTGCCACAT contains:
- the LOC121183144 gene encoding probable ATP-dependent RNA helicase DDX28, whose translation is MQSVKVGCSALLASRALCSVRIYCPQLVKISAAPCRVTCSVSQARFCRTAATPEETVVIRVPRYIQKRLESVKQTRGKNKISTVRAGKILIQSKNPELNQSAGYILGKFEQPSLCSKGWKHSKSFGDYFTINNIKTVAPYVTESQKEDDEQKTSVTFNNLHICKELVEALDRLNITHPTTVQLQTIPKIMKGHNILCAAETGSGKTLSYLLPIIHRLQAEKEMHSRRSHQIRTLVLVPSRELAEQVTAVSRTLCAPFDLQTRTVGGGRGVGHIKMVFRRNHPDILVATPGALVKALRRRCLDLDELRFLVVDEADTMFDPSFSAMLESILLHAHIASHPKQIHGLNQKAQLLVVGATFPGGVGEVLSQVTDLGRMVVIKSKMLHFLMPHVKQTFLKVKGADKILELHQALKLLQRDKGGGGVLVFCNKSATVNWLGYAMEEMGVEHARLQGEMPATVRTGIFQSFQKGTVDVLICTDIASRGLDTSRVRLVVNYDFPESHTDYIHRAGRVGRAGGVEDGEVLSFVTHPWDVELVQKIETAARRRTSLPGMESEIHQPKPKAGEAQE